The genomic stretch CTATCAGCTATGCAAAGCTCCCCTTCTGGCTATTACCGGCACGAACGGCAAAACCACAACAACTACCTTACTGGGGGAAATGGTAAAAAGAAGCGGACGCCCAGTTGTAGTGGGGGGCAATATCGGGTTAGCCTTGTCCCAGGAAGTGCGAGGCCTGGGGCCTGATGGCCTGGCGGTTGCCGAGATCTCCAGCTTTCAGTTGGAAGGCGTTATTAACTTTAAACCTCACATTGCCGCTATTTTAAACCTTACGCCGGATCATATTGACCGTCACCGAAATATTGCGACTTATCAGGCCATGAAAGAAAGAATTTTTGCCCGGCAGCAAGGGTCGGATATTACGATTTTGAACTATGATGATCCGGTTGTACGCGAGATGAAAAGCCGCGTACCCGGTCAGGTTGTGTATTTCAGCCGAAAAAAACAAATGGAGGAAGGGATCTTTCTCGCGGATGGAATGATCCGTCTGGTCTGGCAGGGAGCCGGATACGATATTTGCCTGATTAGCGATATTAAGCTGAAAGGCGGACATAATCTGGAAAATGCCATGGCAGCAGCTGCCGCGGCGTTTTTAGCCGGCGTGAGCATTGCCGATATTGCCGCAACCTTAAAAGCCTTTGCCGGTGTGGAGCACCGTATTGAGCCAGTAGCTACTGTCCAGGGAGTAACCTATTACAATGATTCCAAAGCTACCAATCCTGAGTCTACTATTAAGGCGTTAGAAGCATTTTCTGGAAATGGTATCCTTCTTGCCGGTGGCCGGGATAAAAATACTGATTTGACGGAATTTATGACCCTGGCGAAAGAGAAATTGGATGTTTTAATTTTATTTGGCGAAGCAAAGGAACGGTTTCAGCAGGCGGCGCAAAAACTGGGAGTAAAGCGGATTGAGATTACTCAAACCATGGAGGAAGCGGTGCGTCTGGCCCACAGCATAGCCCGCCCCCCCCAGGTGGTTTTACTTTCACCAGCCTGCGCCAGCTACGATATGTTTAATAACTACGAGGAACGGGGGAGACTATTTAAGGAGTTAGTACATCAATTGCGTTGAAGGGGGTTGTTTGATGCCAAGACTCAACTCGCCGGATTTTATCATCTTTTTTTCCGTGACAGCTATATTGGCAATCGGAGTTGTCATGGTATACAGTTCCAGCGCTATTTCCGCCCATGTCAACTTTCAGGACAGTTACTACTTTTTGAAACGGCAGCTTTTGTGGGTGTTTCTGGGGTTTGCAGCCATGTTCGTAACGATGAGCATGGATTATCACCGCTGGTCTAAACTGGCTAAGCCGCTTTTAATTTTAACTTTGGTTTTGCTGGTGTTAGTCTTAGTTCCCGGACTGGGGAAAGTGGTGAACGGGGCCAGACGCTGGTTGGGTTACGGCATGTTTTCCCTGCAGCCGTCGGAGATTGCCAAACTGAGCGCTATCATTTACTGTTCCGACTATTTGGCCAGAAATCAGGAAAAAGTCACTCAATTTTTGAAAGGGTTGGGCCCTCAGTTACTGCTGTTGCTGGTTATCTTCGGGCTTATTTTAAAAGAACCGGATTTGGGAACAGCCTTGGCGATCAGTGGCACCGTGTTCATTCTGATGTTTGTCGGCGGCGCCAAACTATCCCATTTGCTGGGGCTGGCCAGCGTAGGAGTTGCCGGTGTTGTCGCCGCTATCCTGGTTGAGCCTTACCGGTTACGCCGGTTACTGGCCTTTAGCGACCCTTGGGCCGATCCGCTGAATTCCGGTTATCATATCATTCAGTCCCTTTATGCTCTGGGGTCCGGTGGGTTATTCGGCGTGGGCCTGGGCCGAAGCCGTGAAAAATTTCTGTATTTGCCGGAACCTCATACGGACTTTATTTTTGCCATCCTGGGCGAAGAGTTAGGCTTTATCGGGACAGTAGCGATCATCGTGCTATTCTTTTTATTGGCCTGGCGCGGTTTAAGGGTTGCTATATCTGCCCCCGACATCTATGGGAGCATGCTGGCTACCGGTGTGACCTCCATGATTGTCCTGCAAGCGATTATGAATATCGCTGTTGTCACTGCATCTATGCCGGTAACCGGCATTCCTTTGCCATTTTTGAGTTTTGGCGGATCCGCCCTGGTTTTTAATTTAGCGGGGATCGGGATACTACTGAATATTTCCCGCTACTGCCACTTAAGATAGGGAACCGTTGAAAAAGGCTCATCTGCGCACTTTCCAGCATCTGGGCCTTTTTCAACGGTTCCAAATCCGAGGACAAGATTTGTGATAGGAGGAATCCATGTGCGTATCATTCTTTCTGGCGGGGGGACCGGTGGACACATCTACCCCGCCATTGCTATTGCTAAAGAGTTAGTCAAGCTCGCACAACCCTGTGACATACTTTTTGTGGGGACAAGGCATGGTTTGGAAGCGGATATTATTCCCAAAGAAGGATTTGATCTGGAAACTATTGAGGTACACGGACTGGAACGGCGGTTTTCCTGGGAGAATGTAAAGACTGTCTGGAATACCATGGGAAGTTTATGGGATTGTCGGCGAATTATCGGGCAATTTAAACCGGATGCAGTGATCGGTACAGGGGGTTATGTGTGCGGTCCTATTGTGCTTACTGCCGCCTTAATGGGCATTCCTACTCTGATTCAGGAGCAAAACGCCATTCCGGGGATTACCAACAAATTACTGGCGTTAGTAGTCGATAAAATTGCCTTAGGCTATAAAGAGGCCATTCCCTTCTTCAGTAATCAAAAGAAAATAGTTGTTACCGGCAATCCCATCCGGGAAGAAGTATTGTCGGTCGATCGGGCGCAGGGGGTTCAGGCTCTGGGGTTGGATGCCGGGAGGAAAACAGTTCTGGTGGCAGGCGGCAGCCGGGGGGCCCGCAGTATCAACCGGGCCATGAAAGCAGTACATCAGCGGTTCGCCAATCGCGCCGGAATTCAGATATTGCATGTTACCGGACAAAGCGAGTATAATAATATGGTTAGTTTTTATCAGGAATCCGGTATAGACGTATTGGGGACTGGAAATATTATCATTACACCCTATTTGTATAATATGCCGGATGCTCTGGCTGCCGCCGATATTGGCATTTTTCGCGCCGGTGCTATCGGTTTGGCTGAACTTACGGCGAAGGGGGTCCCGGCGATACTGGTTCCGTATCCTTATGCCGCGGAAAATCATCAGGAATATAATGCCCGGGTACTGGAAAAAGAGGGGGCAGCCATTATGATTACCGATGCACAATTAGACGGCAACCTTTTGGCCGATGCGCTCGAAAAATTATTATGCCGGGAAGAAACACTGGAAAAAATGTCGCTGGCCAGCCGGCGGCTGGGCAGGCCCGGCGCGGCGAAAGCAGTTGCCAAGCTGGCCTTGGCGCTGGTTCATCACTGATTTTTGGGCTGTGTAGCAATTAAGTCATGTCTGGCATACAATGAAATTACTCTAAGAGTTCTTTTGTTGTTGGTTACGGGCTTTGGCGACGCTGAAAAAGGGGGAGAAACTTTGATAAATCTAGATATGATTGGAAGAATACACTTTGTCGGTATCGGTGGTGCCGGAATGAGCGGAATTGCAAAAGTCTTAATCGAAATGGGCCACCCTGTTTCCGGTTCCGACATCAACGATTCAGAGACAGTACATAAGCTGCAGGCTATCGGAGCTAAAATATTTATTGGCCACAGAAAAGAAAATGTTGAGGGAGCGGCGGCAATTGTCACATCGACGGCCATTACCAAGGCAAATCCGGAAGTAATTGCCGCTCAGGAGAAAACTATCCCTATTTTTCACCGCTCCGATATGGTAGCCGCTTTAATGCAGGCTAAATACGGCATTGCTGTAGCCGGCGCTCATGGCAAAACAACTACAACATCTATGGTGGCGATAGCATTAGAGCACGCCGGTATCAGTCCCACGGTGCTGGTAGGCGGAGAATTGGATTTTCTTCATGGCAACGCCAAACTTGGCACCGGCGAACACTTGGTAGCGGAAGCCGATGAAAGCGATGGCTCGTTTTTAAAGTTTTCGCCCCGGATCGCAATAGTCACCAACATAGAAAATGACCATATGGATTATTATCAAACTATGGAAAATATGCTAGGGGCATTTTCAAAATTTCTCAAGAAATTACCCTCAAATGGTTTAGCGGTATTATGCTTTGATAATGCAAATGTCAGGCAGGTTTCCCAAGACCTGGACGCTCCCGTTATTTCCTATGGGTTAGATTATCCCGCGGATGTTACAGCGACAAATATCACCTCTCGAGGAGCCACCACCCGTTTTGATGTCATTTTTCAGGGCGCGAATTTGGGGACCGTTGAGTTACAAGTCCCAGGCCGGCATAATGTTTTGAATTCATTAGCCGCTATTGCGGTAGGCCTGCATCTGGGCCTGGCGTTTCAGTCCATTGCCGCTGGCTTACTATTGTTTAAGGGAGCCAAGCGCCGCTTTCAGACAAAAGGGCGGGTAGACGGGGTATGGATTGTGGACGACTATGCCCACCATCCCACGGAAATCACGACGACCCTGCTGGCTGCCAGGGACACTGATCCCAAAAGGCTGATTTGTATCTTTCAGCCCCACAGATATACTCGGACTCAATTGTTGCGCGCTGAGTTTGGGCGGGCATTTTATCCGGCAGATGTTTTGGTGTTAACCGATATTTACGCCGCCAGCGAAGATCCAATACCTGGTATTTCAGGAGAAACCTTGAAAGATGAGGTGGAAAGCCAAACGAAACAACGCGTTACCTACATTGCCGATAAAAACAAAATTGCCCGTTATCTGGCGGAGATTGTCGAATCTGGGGATCTGGTGATGACCATGGGCGCCGGCAATGTTTATCAGATCGGCGAGGAGTTACTGGAAACTCTAACGGACCGATAAGGATTTTATTTGTTTGTTTTGTGGGTGGTTGTACTTTTCTAGGAGGGGAGACGATGGAGAAATTTATCGTCAAGGGAGAAGTACGATTAAACGGCAGTATCCGGTGTAGCGGCGCTAAAAACGCGACTTTGCCGATTATGGCGGCTACATTGCTTTGTTCTGGGTTATGTATCATACATAACGTTCCTCAACTGAAAGACATTAAGGTCATGCAGGATATATTGTCACTGTTCGGAGTGACCATCAAACGCGAAGCAAGTACCTTAATAATGGATACATCTAATATTCGGGTCAGTGATATACCTGAACATTTAATGCGTGAAATGCGTGCTTCTATTTTTTTGATGGGCCCCCTGCTGGGCCGGTTTAAAAAGGTACGTTTATCTTATCCCGGGGGCTGCGCTATTGGTCCCCGACCGATTGATCTCCATCTCAAAGCTTTAACCAGGATTGGCGCTAAGGTGAGAGAAAGCTTCGGTTATATTGAGGCTGAGGCTGAAAAGCTCGTGGGCAACGAAATTCATTTTGATTTTCCCAGTGTCGGGGCGACCGAAAATGCCATGATGGCAGCGGTATTGGCGGAAGGAACCACTATGATCCGTAATGCGGCCCGGGAACCGGAAATAACCGACCTGCAGAACTTTTTAAACAAAATGGGCGCCAGGATCAAGGGCGCCGGTACCGATACCATTACCATTGAAGGTGTTTCCCGCCTGAATCCTGCCGAGCATCAAATCATTCCTGACCGGATCGAAGCAGGTACCTTTTTGCTTGCCGGCGCCATGACCCGTGGTGATGTTACGATTGAAAATATTTCACCTGACTTCTTGTTCTCAGTGACGAATAAAATACAAGAAATCGGAGCCGATATTACCTTGGGACCCAACTTCATCCGCATAAAGGCGGATGAGATACGCGCCACCGATGTAAAGACCCTGCCGCATCCGGGGTTTCCCACCGATTTGCAGGCGCCGATCCTATCTTTGCTCAGCATCGCCAAAGGCACCAGCATTGTAACGGAAACCATATTCGAGAACCGGTTTAAGCATGTGGATGAACTGACCCGCATGGGGGCTAAAATTAAGGTGGAAGGTCGCTCGGCTATTGTACGGGGTGTGGCTAATTTAACAGGAGCTGTGGTGGCGGCTACCGATTTACGGGCAGGCGGGGCATTGGTGCTAGCCGCTCTGGCTGCGGAAGGGATTTCAGAAATAGAAAATGTTCATTATATCGACCGGGGATATGAACATTTTGAGCGCAAACTGCAAAGTTTAGGCGCTGATATTCTTCGATGCCAATAGGTTTTCTTTACTTACTTTATAAGCCAAGAGAAAAATAGGCAGTGAATTCGCTGCCTATTTTTTTTGTTTATGAAAGGACAGGACTGTTGTATACTTATCAATAGGCAGCAGGCAGTGCTGCAGTATGAAGAGAGAGAGGTGACCTGGACTGGAGCAGGCAGCACAGGAACATAAACGGCGAGTGAAAAACGGGGCACTGGTGAAGTTGCTTCTCTTTGCCTTTATTTTTGTTCTGGCAACGTTTTTGTTCCTTCATTCCGACTTCTTTCTGGTAGGAACTGTTTCAATACAAGGGAATCATCATCTGTCTAAGGAAGAAATCTTGCAAATTGCCGGTATTCCTGAGCGTATTAACATTTTTCGTCTGAATACCACCGATATAGCCAACAAGCTTTTAAAAGATTTGAGAATCTATGAAGTAAAAATCTTGCGTAAATATCCCGCTACTGTTATCATTAATATCCGTGAGCGTCAACCATTAGTGTATCTGGCCAATGCTTACGGATTTGTTCAGGTGGATCAGCACGGTTTGGTTCTGGCGGCCTTCAAAAATATTAAATACTTTAATGTCCCGATTGTAACCGGCATTCGTTTAGGCAATGCATATACCGGCGATACGGTAAATCTGCCTCAGCTTGTGCCCGTCCTTACTTATTTATCGTTATTGAATGAACGGACCCTAGCACAAATATCCGAGATGAGTTTCAGATCCCCGGAAGAATATACCGCCTATACGGTTCACTCTATGGCTATTATTTTGGGAAAGGCGGAGCGTATGGAGGAAAAAGCCCGACTGACCAATGAAATAGTAAAAGACTTGGAGAACAGTAAAGCTAGGGCGGAATATATCGATCTCAGTTATATCTCGCCCTATGTTAAATTGAAGAGGAACTAAACTTTAAGGATGTGATTGCATGACTTCCAAAAGGCAGGGACAGGTATCTATTGCATTAGTATGTATAGTACTTGGAATCATGTTGGCTATACAGTTTCGTACGACTCAGGATGTACAGTCTTCGATTCCATTTCAAAGGCTGGAGGATTTATCCCAGCGTTTAAATCAGACTGAAAAAGAACGGGATGCTTTGCAGAAAGAAGTTTATCAACTGCGGCAGAGCGATAAGACCGAAGCGATATCCCAAGAAATGGCGAACATTAAAATGGCTGCCGGTCTGACGGCTTTACAGGGTCCGGGGGTCATGGTCACGATTGATGACAGCAAACGTCCGGCCAAACCGGGTGAAAACCCCAATTTATACCTGATTCATGATGATGATATCCTGAAAGTTATTAATGAACTTTGGGCTGCAGGCTCGGAAGCAGTGTCCATCAATGAACAGCGATTAATTGCCACATCAGAGATTCGTTGCGCCGGACCGACCCTTTCCGTCAATAATACCCGTTATTCCCCCCCTTACGAAATTCGCGCTATCGGGGATCCCAAAACATTGGAGAATGCCTTGCGAATGCGGGGAGGCGTGATTGAGACCCTTCAATTTTGGGGCATTCAGATTGCTCTGAAACAGCAGAGTAATATTCAGATTCCGGCCTACAAAGGGGCTTATCGTTTCGATTACGCAAAACCCGCGAGGACGGTGCTCAATAATGTTGTTACTGGCCATAATCGGCATTATAATCGGCATTCTTATTGGTACCGTATTTCCCATTAATATTCCGGCTGAATACGCCAAATTTATGTCAGTGGCACTGCTGGCCTCGCTGGATTCGGTTTTCGGCGGGTTACGCGCCGGTATTTACGAGAGTTTTGATAATACAATTTTTATCAGCGGTTTCTTTACCAACGCCCTGCTGGCGGCGGGCCTGGTTTATATGGGTGAAAGGCTGGGAATTGATTTATACTATGTGGCTTCTCTGGCTTTCGGTTTGCGTATCTTTCAGAACCTGGCCATTATTCGCCGTTATTTTTTAAAGAAATAGTAGTGACCGTAAATATATATAACCACAATCATAACAGGTTGTGGTTATTTGATTTAAATCGAAAAAAGTCCTGAAACAGGCTTTTATTTTGCAAATATTTTTCTGACAATTGTCTGGAAATATGCTAAAATTTATTCGTGCCGCTGGCATTTGTAAAAAAGGGGTATATGCCGCTGGCGTTGAATTACAAATATTTAAGATGTTTTACCTTTTAGTACCGGAGATGATTTTCCCTACATTAAGGAGGTTGCACTCATGCTTGAACTGGAGATGGAGTGTGAACAGCTCGCCTCTATAAAAGTAATTGGCGTTGGCGGCGGTGGCAGCAATGCAGTGAATCGAATGATTGCTGCCAATGTGCGGGGAGTAGAATTTATTGCGGTCAACACCGATGCTCAGGCGCTGATCACATCCAATGCTCCCTATCGTATACAAATCGGAGAAAAGCTGACGAAGGGACTGGGCGCCGGTGCCAACCCTGATGTGGGAGAAAAAGCGGCGCAGGAAAGCCGGGAGGCCCTTTTAAAAGCCCTGAAAGGGGCTGATATGGTTTTTATTACGGCAGGAATGGGCGGCGGTACAGGTACCGGAGCTGCTCCTATCGTGGCGGAATGTGCCAAAGAGGTTGGAGCATTAACGGTGGGTGTGGTTACCAAGCCCTTTTCTTTTGAAGGGCGGCGCAGGCAAAGTCAGGCTGACCGCGGTATTGGCACACTAAAACCAAAAGTAGATACCCTCATTACCATCCCCAATGACCGCCTGATGCAGGTGGTCGATAAACGGACATCAATTCTTGAAGCATTCCGGGTCGCTGACGATGTATTGCGGCAAGGGGTGCAGGGCATTTCGGATCTCATCGCCGTTCCCGGTTTGATTAACCTGGATTTTGCCGATGTTAAAACTATCATGATGAATACCGGTACAGCCTTGATGGGGATCGGGGTCGCGTCAGGAGAGAATCGGGCGGCTTTAGCCGCCGAGGCTGCCATTAACAGTCCTCTCCTGGAAACTTCCATTCATGGCGCCAGAGGAGTATTGCTCAGCATTACCGGCGGCCCCGGTCTGGGTTTATTTGAAGTCAATGAAGCGGCGGAAATGATCCAAAAAGCGGCGGACCCTGAAGCCAATATTATTTTTGGCGCTGTGGTTGATGAAAATGTTGGCGAAGAAGTCCGGATTACGGTCATTGCTACGGGCTTTGAAACAAAGGGCCCTGCTCATTCCCCAACCGTTTCCCTTTCATTGCCCAAAATAGAGGGCTTGAATATTCCCCCGTTTTTAAAGCCCTAAAGTCAAGAAATAAAAAAGACTGGCCATCGGTCAGTCTTTTTTATTTTGGGAAAAAAATGAGCTTTTAGCTTTAATAATATCCTATTTTGTTTTCAGCCAAAACCCATAGAATAACATTCTTTCAACTTAACGCAATTTATAATTGAATTAATCCATTTTTTGTTTGGGCTGTCATAAATTCGAAGAATCAGCATAGGGTGTTATAACGACTAAATACTTGGCAGGTAGAGTTTATGATTATATATATTGATGTGATATTGGCCTTGAATATGGTGCTCAATGGAGTGGTTTTGCATTTTACCGCTCATGTTTTAGGATTGCGCTATTCTCTTTTTAAAATAGCATTGGCGGCTGCCATAGGCAGTCTTTATGCTTTAGGATTATTTATCGAAGCACTGGCAGTCCTATATTGTTTCCCCTGGAGAATCATATTGCCGCTGGTTGTTTTGACAATTGCCTTTGGCAAGATGCCATGGAAGAAGTTCATTTTAACTGCAGTTGTCTATCATAGCATTTCATTTTTTCTGGGAGGAACGGTATTGGCCTATTCTTATCTTACTTTATCCGGACCTGGCAGGGAATTTTGGGGATATACGAGCGGATCTGTCCAAAGTGTAAATTATCAGCAACTATTGGGGGGAGGGATATGCGGCTGCATCATATTGCAGACATTTGCCCGTAGGATAGTGGAGCGAGTCCAAAAACAAGATCTATATTACAACCTGAAAATTATTTATGACAATCAGCGGGCAACCGTAAGGGCGCTGCTGGATACAGGGAATGGATTGCATTCGATCGCAGGGCATAAGCCGGTTGTTTTAGCTGATTTTCAGGCAATAGAGTCCCTGCTGGGGCAGGAATGCCTGCATTTCTTGCAGAATATGGCACCGGGCAGCTGGGTGGAACAGTTGGATCGATGTCCTGATGCGAAATGGCTGTCAAGAGTGGAAGTAATACCTTGCCGCCATGTGGGAGGAAATAGTTGCTTCATTGGCTTTCGTCCGGACAAAATTGAGCTTCTGACAAAAGATGGGTTGCTTTCTGTGACAGAAGTGGTGATTGGCATATATCCTGGCCACCTTGACCGTAACCTGGAATATGTCGCTATACTGCATCCTGCAGTCTTACATAATACGGACCTTTTAGCAAAGGAGGTATAAGTTTGCATACGCATGGAATCAAAACGAAATGGATCATCTTGCGATTGAAACTCAGGCTGAAAATCATTCATCTGCTGCAATATTTTGGTTTGTATGACCCGGACGAATTATATTATGTGGGCAGCACAGAAATACTGCCGCCTCCTCTGAGCAATGATGAAGAGATCTTTTTACTGACTTGTCTGCAGCAAGGAGATAAGGCGGTAAAAAGCATCTTTATAGAGAGAAATTTACGTCTGGTGGTGTATATTGCCCGTAAATTTGAAAACACTGGCGTGGGAATAGAAGATTTGGTGAGTATTGGAACAATTGGTTTGATTAAAGCGGTGAATACATTCGATCCTCTAAAAAGAATCAAATTAGCTACTTACGCTTCCCGTTGCATTGAAAATGAAATTCTGATGTATCTGCGCCGCAATAGTAAGACCAGGACGGAAGTCTCATTTGACGAACCGTTAAACATTGATTGGGATGGCAATGAATTACTGCTTTCAGATGTTCTGGGGACAGAAAATGACATTATCTATAAAAGCGTGGAAGAAGAAGTGGATAAAATGCTGCTCAATAAGGCTATGAGCCGATTGAGCGGCAGAGAAAGAAAAATTATGCAGCTTCGATTCGGTTTGGAAGATGACGGGGTCGAGAGAACCCAAAAAGAGGTGGCCGATATGCTGGGAATATCCCAGTCTTATATATCACGCCTGGAAAAAAGAATCATCCGACGGCTGCGCAAGGAAATCAGCCGTATGGACTAAATAATAAAAAAAGGGTGGAACAATGTTCCGCCCTTTTTCATTCGGTATAAAAACTGACGACAGTGGCAATAATTCAGATAGAGTGAATTTTCAACAATAAACAATACTGGATATTTATGGGAGTGATGACTTTGATTATCAACAAGGTAGAAATTTGCGGCGTCAATACAGCTAAGCTCCCTGTGCTATCAGCAGTAAAAATGCGAGAATTGTTCGAACTGATGCAAAGCGGCCAACTGGACTCCCGGGAAAGGCTTATTTATGGTAATTTACGGCTGGTACTGAGCGTAATCCAGCGCTTTAATAACCGGGGCGAATATGTGGATGATTTGTTTCAGGTGGGCTGCATCGGTTTGATCAAGGCCATCGACAATTTTGATTTGTCTCAGAATGTGAAGTTTTCTACCTATGCTGTGCCGATGATTATCGGCGAGATCAGAAGATATTTACGGGATAACAATCCCATCCGGGTAAGTCGTTCCATGCGGGATATCGCCTATAAAGCGTTGCAGGTCCGGGATGCGCTGGTCAGCAAATTTTCCCGGGAACCATCGGTGACTGAAATTGCTGAAGAGTTAAAGATCCCCCGGGAAGAAGTCATTTTTGCCCTGGATGCCATCCAGGAGCCGATTTCGCTATTTGAGCCTATTTATCATGACGGGGGAGATCCCATTTTTGTCATGGACCAGATCGGGGATGATAAAAATCTGGACTTTACCTGGCTGGAGAGTGTCGCCATTAAGGAGGCATTACGAAAGCTGAGTGAACGGGAGAAACATATTTTGACCTTGCGATTTTTTGAAGGAAAAACTCAGATGGAAGTAGCGGATGAAATAGGCATATCCCAAGCGCAGGTATCTCGTCTGGAAAAAGCTGCGCTGGGACATATGCGCAAGTATATGTAAACCTCAGGCTCGGGATAGGAGAAATTTACGAAATGAATATTAAATATGGTTTGAGTCTTTGTATAATAGGGCTGATATTGGGTCTGGCTGTTTTATCAGCCGACCGAGCGATTTCCGGACCAAAAGTCCTTGGCAACCAGGAGGTGGTTCGTTTTCACGTTCTCGCCAACAGCGACAGCGCTTACGATCAGACCGTAAAACATAAAGTCCGGGATGCAGTTATTTCCCATTTAACTCCTTTATTACAGGACGTAACGGATGCTCATGCCGCAAAAAAAGTAGTGATGGATCAGCGAGAAAAGCTTCAGGCTGCTGCCGATGCCGTACTGGCAGCTTACGGTGCCCCTTATCGCGCCACGGTGATT from Acetonema longum DSM 6540 encodes the following:
- the ftsZ gene encoding cell division protein FtsZ, with the translated sequence MLELEMECEQLASIKVIGVGGGGSNAVNRMIAANVRGVEFIAVNTDAQALITSNAPYRIQIGEKLTKGLGAGANPDVGEKAAQESREALLKALKGADMVFITAGMGGGTGTGAAPIVAECAKEVGALTVGVVTKPFSFEGRRRQSQADRGIGTLKPKVDTLITIPNDRLMQVVDKRTSILEAFRVADDVLRQGVQGISDLIAVPGLINLDFADVKTIMMNTGTALMGIGVASGENRAALAAEAAINSPLLETSIHGARGVLLSITGGPGLGLFEVNEAAEMIQKAADPEANIIFGAVVDENVGEEVRITVIATGFETKGPAHSPTVSLSLPKIEGLNIPPFLKP
- a CDS encoding sigma-E processing peptidase SpoIIGA, with the protein product MIIYIDVILALNMVLNGVVLHFTAHVLGLRYSLFKIALAAAIGSLYALGLFIEALAVLYCFPWRIILPLVVLTIAFGKMPWKKFILTAVVYHSISFFLGGTVLAYSYLTLSGPGREFWGYTSGSVQSVNYQQLLGGGICGCIILQTFARRIVERVQKQDLYYNLKIIYDNQRATVRALLDTGNGLHSIAGHKPVVLADFQAIESLLGQECLHFLQNMAPGSWVEQLDRCPDAKWLSRVEVIPCRHVGGNSCFIGFRPDKIELLTKDGLLSVTEVVIGIYPGHLDRNLEYVAILHPAVLHNTDLLAKEV
- the sigE gene encoding RNA polymerase sporulation sigma factor SigE, giving the protein MHTHGIKTKWIILRLKLRLKIIHLLQYFGLYDPDELYYVGSTEILPPPLSNDEEIFLLTCLQQGDKAVKSIFIERNLRLVVYIARKFENTGVGIEDLVSIGTIGLIKAVNTFDPLKRIKLATYASRCIENEILMYLRRNSKTRTEVSFDEPLNIDWDGNELLLSDVLGTENDIIYKSVEEEVDKMLLNKAMSRLSGRERKIMQLRFGLEDDGVERTQKEVADMLGISQSYISRLEKRIIRRLRKEISRMD
- the sigG gene encoding RNA polymerase sporulation sigma factor SigG produces the protein MIINKVEICGVNTAKLPVLSAVKMRELFELMQSGQLDSRERLIYGNLRLVLSVIQRFNNRGEYVDDLFQVGCIGLIKAIDNFDLSQNVKFSTYAVPMIIGEIRRYLRDNNPIRVSRSMRDIAYKALQVRDALVSKFSREPSVTEIAEELKIPREEVIFALDAIQEPISLFEPIYHDGGDPIFVMDQIGDDKNLDFTWLESVAIKEALRKLSEREKHILTLRFFEGKTQMEVADEIGISQAQVSRLEKAALGHMRKYM
- the spoIIR gene encoding stage II sporulation protein R, which produces MNIKYGLSLCIIGLILGLAVLSADRAISGPKVLGNQEVVRFHVLANSDSAYDQTVKHKVRDAVISHLTPLLQDVTDAHAAKKVVMDQREKLQAAADAVLAAYGAPYRATVIDGHWQFPIKAYGDLVLPAGDYEAVKILLGEAKGSNWWCVLFPPLCFIDISNATAAKLPANGQEKPQTQAGNGKIEFKSKVMEWISEANFR